Genomic segment of Streptomyces sp. NA02950:
TACTCCACACCCACGCTGCTGTCCATGCTGGCCGCCGGACGGCTGCCCGCGTCCACGCTCATCACCCATCTCTTCGAGCTGGACCAGATGGAGGAGGCGTACGAGGTCTTCTCGCAGCCCGCCGACACCGGCGCGATCAAGATCGCGCTCGGGGGCCCCACCAGGCCCCTGGCGACCCGGGAGGGGTGAGCGGTGATGTCCGGGGCGGTACGGCCGGACCCGGCGGCCGCGCGGCCGGTCACCGGCGGCGGCGACATCGGGCGCCGGGTGGCCGAGCGCCGCGCCCGGCTCGGGCTCTCGCGGGAGGAACTGGCGGCCCGGGCGGGCACCTCATCCGGCTATGTGCGCTATCTCGAGGAGTATCCGGCCGATCCGGGATCCGGAGCGCTGCTGCGGATCGCGGCGGCGCTGGACACCACCGCGGCCGCGCTGCACGGCGGCGGCGCCGAGCGGCCGCCCGGTATCGGACGTGCGGCGGCCCACCCCGAGCTGCTGGAACTGGGCCCCGGGGAGTGCCGGGACCTGCTCGCCACCCACGGGGTCGGCCGGATCTCGGTGGCCACCGCACGCGGCCCCGCCGTCATCCCGGTCAACTACAGCGTGGTGGACGACGCGGTGGTCTTCCGGACCGCGCCCGACGCCACCCCAGCGGCGGCCGCGGGCACCGAGGTCGCCTTCGAGGTGGACCACATCGACGAGGCGCTCAGCGAGGGCTGGAGCGTGCTCGTCGTCGGACGCGCACAGCGGGTCACCGATCCGGCGGCGGTCCGGCGGCTGGCCGCCGAGGCGTACTCGGCCCCCTGGCCGGGCGGCAGCCGCGATCTGTGGCTGCGTATCGAACCCACCAGCGTCACCGGCCGCCGGATCCGGGCGCGCTGACCCGGCACAGCGGAACACAGCACCACACAGCCGGAGGAGTTGCGGAGGTGATGGTTGTGCGACCGCGCATCACCGTCGGCATCGACGGTTTCCCCGAGAGTCCGCACGCCGCGCCCTGGGCGGCACGCGAGGCGCTGCCGCGCGATCTGCCGCTGCGGCTCGTCCACGCCTGGGTCCTGCTGGCGCCCACGGACCCGGACCCGCCGCCCGAGGGGGACCTCCCGTGCGGGAACGACCAGGCCTACTGGGCGCGGCGGCTGCTGAGCGACACGGTGGGCGCGTTGCGCGAGGCCCCTCCGGGGTTGAACGTCACCGCCGAGCCGGTGCCGCAGGAGACGGTGCCCGCGCTGCTGGCCGCGGGCGGGGCCGCCGAGATGCTGGTGCTCGGCTCGCGCGGGCGCGGCGCGCTCGGCGGCTTTCTGCTCGGCTCCACGGGGCGCGAGGTCCTCGCGCGCGGTGTGCGGCCGATGGTGCTGCTGCACGCGGACGACGCCGACCGGAGCGCGGACGTGGCCGTGGGTCCCGGTCCGCGGCGGCCGCCGGACGACGTACTCGGGTTCGCCTTCGACGCGGCCGCGCGGCGCGGCGGTTCACTGCGCGCGGTGCACGCGGGCGGACGCCGACAGCAGGGCGGCGCTGAGCGCGGCGCTGCGGCCGTGGCGGGAGAAGTACCCGGGGGTGCCGGTGGCCGAGGACGTCACCGCCGAGCGCCCCGGGCGCGGTCTGGTGCGCGCCGCCGCCGGCTCCGGGCTGCTCGTACCGGGCCGCGACGGGGCCGAGCCCGGTGGCGTACCGCGGATGGGCCCCGTGACCCACGCCGCGGTGCACCACGCGCCGTGTCCGGTGGCGGTCGTGCCGTCCGGCTGACCCGGACGACAGACATCGACTCATCAGCCACATCAGCCAACCCACCGCGATCCACCGCGAGTTGAGGGAGGACACAGGGAGACGACGATGTCGAAAGCGATGACCACCGATCTCTACGAGGCGACCATGGCCCTGTCGTACCTGCGGGAGGGTATGACCGCCCCGGCCACCTTCGACCTGTACGTCCGCGACCTTCCGCCCGAGCGCGGCTTCCTGGTCGCCGCGGGCCTGGAACCGGCGCTGGACTATCTGTCCGGCTTCCGGGTCGGGCCGGACGACGTCGAGGCGTTCGCCACCGCGCTGCACCGCTCCTACGACGATCTGGAACCCCTGCTGGGCCTGGGGTTCGAGGGCGAGGTGCGGGCGGTGCCCGAGGGCCGGATCGTCCTGGCCGGGGAACCGCTGCTGGAGCTGACGGCGCCCATGCCGCAGGCCCAGTTGGTCGAGACGTATCTGCTGGGGCAGCTCAGCCACCAGACCACCATCGCCTCCAAGGCCGTGCGGTGTGTGCTGGCCGCCGACGGCCACCCGGTGCTGGATTTCTCCCTGCGCCGCACCCACGGTCCGCAGGCCGGGATGCAGGCGGCCCGGCTGGGCGCCCTGGCCGGGTTCACGGGGACGAGCAATGTCGAGGCGGCGACCACGTACGGGCTCCCTGCCAGCGGCACCATGGCGCATTCGTACATCGAGGCGTTCGCGGACGAGGAGACCGCGTTCCGGGCGTTCGCCCGCACCCACCCCGGTCCGGTGACCTTCCTGGTGGACACCTACGACACGGTGACGGGTGTGGCCGCCGCGGCGCGGGTGCTGCGCGATCTGGGCCTGGGCACCGGCTGTGCCATCCGGCTGGACAGCGGGGACCTGGGCGCGCTCGCGGTGCGGGCGCGGCGGATCCTCGACGAGGCGGGGCTGCCGCAGGTGCGGATCGTGGCCAGCGGCGGTCTGGACGAGTACGCCGTGGCGGACCTGGTGCGCGCGCGGGCGCCGATCGATGTGTTCGCCGTGGGCACCCGGGTCGGGGTCTCGGCCGACTCGGCGTATCTCGACTCCGCGTACAAGCTGGTCGCCTACGACGGCAGGCCGGTGATGAAACTGTCCTCGGCGAAGGCCACGGCGCCGGGTGCCAAGCAGGTGTGGCGGCGGCCCGGATTCGCCGATGTCATCGGCGAGCGGGACGAACTGCCGCCGCGCGGTGGCACCCCGCTGCTGGAGACGGTGATGCGGGGCGGCCGCCGGACCCGGGAACCCGACACCCTGGGCCGGGCGCGCGAACGCCTCACCGCCGATCTGGCCGGACTGCCGCCGCAGGCCCGGCGGATCCGGGAGCCCATGCCGCCCCGTGCGGCGACCTCGCCCGCGCTGGCCCGGCTGGCGGGCCGGGTGCGCCACCGGATCGAGCACCGGATCCTCGCCGGGGAACACGAGGCCGAACGGCCGGACCTAAGAGCCGAACGGCCGGACCAAG
This window contains:
- a CDS encoding pyridoxamine 5'-phosphate oxidase family protein, producing MSGAVRPDPAAARPVTGGGDIGRRVAERRARLGLSREELAARAGTSSGYVRYLEEYPADPGSGALLRIAAALDTTAAALHGGGAERPPGIGRAAAHPELLELGPGECRDLLATHGVGRISVATARGPAVIPVNYSVVDDAVVFRTAPDATPAAAAGTEVAFEVDHIDEALSEGWSVLVVGRAQRVTDPAAVRRLAAEAYSAPWPGGSRDLWLRIEPTSVTGRRIRAR
- a CDS encoding universal stress protein, giving the protein MVVRPRITVGIDGFPESPHAAPWAAREALPRDLPLRLVHAWVLLAPTDPDPPPEGDLPCGNDQAYWARRLLSDTVGALREAPPGLNVTAEPVPQETVPALLAAGGAAEMLVLGSRGRGALGGFLLGSTGREVLARGVRPMVLLHADDADRSADVAVGPGPRRPPDDVLGFAFDAAARRGGSLRAVHAGGRRQQGGAERGAAAVAGEVPGGAGGRGRHRRAPRARSGARRRRLRAARTGPRRGRARWRTADGPRDPRRGAPRAVSGGGRAVRLTRTTDIDSSATSANPPRSTAS
- a CDS encoding nicotinate phosphoribosyltransferase; translated protein: MSKAMTTDLYEATMALSYLREGMTAPATFDLYVRDLPPERGFLVAAGLEPALDYLSGFRVGPDDVEAFATALHRSYDDLEPLLGLGFEGEVRAVPEGRIVLAGEPLLELTAPMPQAQLVETYLLGQLSHQTTIASKAVRCVLAADGHPVLDFSLRRTHGPQAGMQAARLGALAGFTGTSNVEAATTYGLPASGTMAHSYIEAFADEETAFRAFARTHPGPVTFLVDTYDTVTGVAAAARVLRDLGLGTGCAIRLDSGDLGALAVRARRILDEAGLPQVRIVASGGLDEYAVADLVRARAPIDVFAVGTRVGVSADSAYLDSAYKLVAYDGRPVMKLSSAKATAPGAKQVWRRPGFADVIGERDELPPRGGTPLLETVMRGGRRTREPDTLGRARERLTADLAGLPPQARRIREPMPPRAATSPALARLAGRVRHRIEHRILAGEHEAERPDLRAERPDQGAERPDPGAERTRPGAARPLPHAGGAPARWS